One window of the Burkholderia sp. FERM BP-3421 genome contains the following:
- a CDS encoding GNAT family N-acetyltransferase, whose protein sequence is MPLFQPVVLRTPRLVLRPLADADVMPLFELYADRQFMRYYSFAPFTRPEQAAERLARLMATAASGRDFNCAMTLGGDGRVIGACSLFNADEACLRTEIGFGVHPAHWGRGYAGEAVRALVDHAFDALGLRRIEADIDPRNLGSARVLEGAGFVREGLLRERWLVDGEVSDSALYGLLPRDRTG, encoded by the coding sequence ATGCCCCTGTTTCAACCTGTCGTGCTGCGCACGCCGCGCCTCGTGTTGCGGCCGCTGGCCGACGCCGACGTGATGCCGCTGTTCGAGCTGTACGCGGACCGGCAATTCATGCGTTATTACTCGTTCGCGCCGTTCACGCGCCCCGAGCAGGCGGCCGAGCGTCTCGCGCGGTTGATGGCGACGGCGGCGTCGGGCCGCGATTTCAATTGCGCGATGACGCTGGGCGGGGATGGCCGGGTAATCGGCGCGTGCAGCCTGTTCAACGCGGACGAGGCGTGCCTGCGCACGGAGATCGGCTTCGGCGTGCATCCCGCGCACTGGGGCCGCGGCTACGCGGGCGAGGCGGTCCGCGCGCTGGTCGATCATGCGTTCGACGCGCTGGGGTTGAGGCGCATCGAGGCGGACATCGATCCGCGCAATCTCGGCTCGGCGCGCGTGCTGGAAGGCGCGGGCTTCGTGCGGGAAGGCTTGCTCAGGGAGCGTTGGCTCGTGGACGGCGAGGTGTCGGATTCCGCGTTGTATGGTTTGTTGCCGCGGGATCGGACGGGGTGA
- the pip gene encoding prolyl aminopeptidase: MYPPIEPYQHGWLDTGDGHRVYWELCGNPQGKPAVFLHGGPGSGCSPDHRRLFDPARYNVLLFDQRGCGRSTPHASIDDNTTWHLVDDMERLREMIGAERWLVFGGSWGSTLALAYAQTHPARVDALVVRGIFTARREELRWYYQEGASWLFPDLWDEFLAPIPPEERDDLMAAYRRRLTGSDERVRQDAARAWSLWEGRTIRLLPDAALAEQFGADHFSLAIARIENHYFVHHAFMDEGQLLRDAYRLADVRGVIVQGRYDVATPARTAWELSKAWPGARLEIVDDAGHAYNEPGILRALIAATDQYAA, encoded by the coding sequence GTGTATCCACCGATCGAACCGTACCAACACGGCTGGCTCGACACCGGCGACGGTCACCGCGTGTATTGGGAGCTGTGCGGCAACCCGCAGGGCAAGCCGGCGGTTTTCCTGCACGGCGGGCCGGGCAGCGGCTGCTCGCCCGACCATCGCCGGCTGTTCGATCCCGCGCGCTACAACGTCCTGTTGTTCGACCAGCGCGGCTGCGGGCGTTCGACGCCGCACGCGAGCATCGACGACAACACAACCTGGCATCTCGTCGACGACATGGAGCGGCTGCGCGAGATGATCGGCGCGGAACGCTGGCTCGTGTTCGGCGGCTCGTGGGGCAGCACGCTCGCGCTCGCCTATGCGCAGACCCATCCGGCGCGCGTCGACGCGCTGGTCGTGCGCGGCATCTTCACGGCGCGCCGCGAGGAGCTGCGCTGGTATTACCAGGAAGGCGCATCGTGGTTGTTCCCGGATTTGTGGGATGAATTCCTCGCGCCGATTCCGCCGGAAGAACGCGACGATCTGATGGCCGCGTATCGACGCCGCCTGACCGGCAGCGACGAACGGGTGCGACAGGACGCGGCGCGCGCCTGGAGCCTGTGGGAAGGGCGCACGATCCGCCTGCTGCCCGATGCGGCGCTGGCCGAGCAGTTCGGCGCGGACCACTTCTCGCTCGCGATCGCGCGCATCGAGAATCATTACTTCGTGCATCACGCGTTCATGGACGAAGGGCAGTTGTTGCGCGACGCGTATCGTCTCGCCGACGTGCGCGGCGTGATCGTGCAGGGCCGCTACGACGTCGCGACGCCCGCGCGCACCGCGTGGGAACTGAGCAAGGCCTGGCCCGGCGCGCGCCTGGAGATCGTGGACGACGCGGGCCATGCGTACAACGAGCCGGGCATCCTGCGCGCGTTGATCGCGGCGACCGATCAGTACGCGGCGTAA
- a CDS encoding ShlB/FhaC/HecB family hemolysin secretion/activation protein, whose amino-acid sequence MRVATHLIALPLLAASLASHAQQTPTPDDRAAAARANAEQDRQAQQQRDAQQRNADVTTPSVRSEVPRIEAYPTLPTETPCFRIDRITLEVPASLPPAAQFQGASALPMDRFAFAREWLDHYAGQCIGKQGLDILVKGLSQAILSRGYVTTRVLVPEQDLSKGALKLALIPGMIRHVRFADEKLHGTWKTAFPTGDGELLNLRDLEQGLEQMKRVSNQDVSMQIVPADTPGESDVVLDVKRGKPWSVVASIDNAGTRATGRLQGNLSLGINNPLGLNDVFNIGVSQDLEFGDKRLGSHGWNGFYSIPWGYWTATLAAYTNSYYQQIAGVNQTFVASGNSKTVDVKLNRVLLRSQNDVLGAQFRLSRRFGRSYIEDTEISQQRRNNTFIEFGLTDRHYFGGAQFDGTLAYRQGVGAFGAQDDLLAADGGPSYRYRMAVLDANLSIPFAIARQPFRYVTTFHGQYTGNTLYYIDDLTIGSRYTVRGFDGETMLAAARGLYWRNEIQAPIGQTGQAAYAGLDYGRVWGPQPIALVGTQLAGAVVGVKGSIGTRFGAYAYDLFVGTPVYKPSGFPTTRVTFGFQLTAQL is encoded by the coding sequence ATGAGAGTAGCCACACACCTGATCGCGCTGCCGCTTCTGGCTGCGTCCCTCGCGTCCCACGCGCAGCAGACCCCGACTCCCGACGATCGCGCCGCCGCCGCTCGCGCCAACGCGGAGCAGGACCGTCAGGCACAGCAACAACGCGACGCCCAGCAGCGTAACGCCGACGTCACCACACCGTCCGTGCGCTCCGAAGTACCGCGCATCGAGGCCTACCCGACGTTACCCACCGAAACGCCGTGTTTCCGAATCGACCGCATCACTCTCGAAGTCCCTGCCTCGCTCCCCCCCGCAGCGCAATTCCAGGGCGCATCGGCATTACCAATGGACCGCTTCGCCTTCGCCCGCGAATGGCTCGACCACTACGCCGGGCAATGCATCGGCAAGCAGGGCCTCGACATCCTGGTCAAAGGTCTTTCCCAAGCGATCCTCTCGCGCGGCTACGTCACCACGCGCGTGCTCGTCCCCGAGCAAGACCTGTCGAAGGGCGCTCTCAAGCTCGCACTGATCCCCGGCATGATTCGCCACGTGCGCTTCGCCGATGAAAAACTCCACGGCACCTGGAAAACCGCCTTCCCGACGGGCGACGGCGAGCTGCTGAACCTGCGCGACCTCGAACAGGGCCTCGAACAGATGAAGCGCGTCTCCAACCAGGACGTCTCCATGCAAATCGTCCCCGCCGACACCCCCGGCGAAAGCGACGTCGTGCTCGACGTGAAGCGCGGCAAACCATGGAGCGTCGTCGCATCGATCGACAACGCCGGCACCCGCGCAACGGGCCGCTTGCAGGGCAATCTGTCGCTCGGCATCAACAACCCGCTCGGCTTGAACGACGTCTTCAACATCGGCGTGAGCCAGGATCTCGAATTCGGCGACAAGCGGCTGGGGTCGCACGGCTGGAACGGTTTCTACTCGATCCCCTGGGGCTACTGGACCGCCACGCTCGCGGCCTACACCAACTCCTACTACCAACAGATCGCGGGCGTAAACCAGACCTTCGTCGCAAGCGGCAATTCGAAGACCGTGGACGTCAAGCTCAACCGCGTGCTGCTGCGCAGCCAGAACGACGTGCTCGGCGCGCAGTTCCGCCTGTCGCGGCGATTCGGCCGCAGCTACATCGAAGACACCGAAATCTCCCAGCAGCGACGCAACAACACGTTCATCGAATTCGGCCTGACCGATCGACACTACTTCGGCGGCGCGCAATTCGACGGCACGCTCGCCTACCGCCAGGGCGTCGGCGCGTTCGGCGCGCAGGACGACCTCCTGGCGGCGGACGGCGGTCCGTCCTACCGCTACAGGATGGCCGTGCTCGACGCGAACCTGTCGATACCGTTCGCGATCGCGCGGCAGCCGTTCCGCTACGTGACGACGTTCCACGGTCAATACACGGGCAATACGCTGTACTACATCGATGATCTGACGATCGGCAGCCGTTACACGGTGCGCGGCTTCGACGGCGAAACGATGCTGGCCGCCGCGCGGGGCCTCTACTGGCGCAACGAGATCCAGGCGCCGATCGGCCAGACCGGGCAGGCTGCCTACGCGGGGCTCGACTACGGCCGCGTATGGGGCCCGCAGCCGATCGCGCTGGTGGGCACGCAGCTGGCCGGCGCGGTGGTCGGCGTGAAGGGAAGCATCGGTACGCGTTTCGGCGCCTATGCGTATGATTTGTTCGTGGGAACGCCGGTCTATAAGCCATCCGGTTTCCCGACCACGCGCGTGACGTTCGGGTTCCAGTTGACGGCGCAACTCTAG
- a CDS encoding VENN motif pre-toxin domain-containing protein encodes MIGSALGSAEGLTQEERQARVDLVTSIVAGVAAAGGLDSTTAGNAARIEVENNQLGRNDAMSNPFKVDLVKKYCATGTCSDKQVELLIQAQNQLMRDSGDVAVKVVGAIGATAVVAAVPVLASLAPEALALALSNPAAAVNAGIITVETAAAIATNSVTPGMAIEGAGKKAGTVWDSIVATQPVYPGSILPKSFELTLGSGQSIWVHGNATEHIAEYAQMIAKNNSPEVVRLATQQQLASLQGAVSAVTKNGVPFNQLIKADGWELKFAPPRQSGKLPVLIHALPTGK; translated from the coding sequence TTGATCGGATCGGCATTGGGATCGGCGGAGGGGCTGACGCAGGAGGAGCGGCAAGCGCGTGTCGATCTGGTGACGAGTATCGTGGCTGGTGTTGCGGCTGCGGGGGGGCTGGATTCGACAACAGCGGGGAATGCGGCGCGGATTGAAGTGGAGAATAATCAGCTTGGGCGTAACGACGCGATGAGCAACCCGTTCAAGGTCGATTTAGTCAAAAAATACTGCGCCACAGGCACCTGTTCGGATAAGCAAGTTGAGCTGCTAATTCAGGCACAGAATCAACTGATGCGGGATAGCGGCGATGTTGCGGTGAAGGTAGTCGGTGCGATTGGTGCGACTGCGGTAGTGGCGGCAGTGCCTGTGTTGGCATCGCTTGCTCCTGAAGCGCTAGCGCTTGCGTTGTCGAACCCGGCCGCAGCGGTGAATGCTGGCATCATCACGGTAGAGACGGCAGCGGCGATCGCAACCAACTCGGTTACGCCAGGAATGGCGATAGAAGGGGCTGGAAAGAAAGCAGGTACGGTATGGGACTCCATTGTTGCGACTCAACCTGTCTATCCTGGCTCAATTCTTCCGAAATCTTTTGAACTTACGTTGGGAAGTGGCCAAAGTATATGGGTGCATGGGAATGCGACGGAACACATTGCCGAATATGCGCAAATGATCGCAAAGAACAATTCGCCCGAAGTTGTCAGACTTGCAACACAACAACAGCTTGCGAGCTTGCAAGGTGCAGTTAGCGCCGTGACCAAGAACGGCGTGCCATTCAATCAGCTAATCAAAGCTGATGGTTGGGAGTTAAAGTTTGCTCCCCCGCGACAGTCGGGGAAGCTCCCTGTGCTTATTCATGCATTGCCTACTGGTAAATGA